One window from the genome of Leptospira johnsonii encodes:
- a CDS encoding LA_0442/LA_0875 N-terminal domain-containing protein, translating into MKSKILFLFLIFLPIVLFAEPQTVYLRNGQVLHGDVTNQTATHIDLKLQSGETRRIQKENILRIAYREPQKEEPKKTETPVIPVEKQEPKKQEPEIVSPPPVLKEAKRVVRNPLERHYIDFYLGAGNGTFSPQTIDFYYKYQNIRSLFIDATPFYLAGSPNRTAGTSVSAGINYKFKKFSVEAGGMETNTSTSSKNIGSEAEPIVVYGSYPEQMKAAFFKGSYSALSKSNFELYPSVGYIRTWNRTKDSNSQVFQSDSVGGKSNFQASESLSGTSAGLGFAYLFGSKFEIRSEFESLTMKGSQSIHQDYTAIFLAPPYTLFVLPADYSFDWKAKGTHASLKLSYFWKMGIGFFIKYDSYQWNYSLQDGSFPITLSLDSDPPTLSELVSWNFSQKLVAQTINATSRATSIQFGVSKTLNFGPEENY; encoded by the coding sequence ATGAAATCCAAGATCCTATTTCTATTCTTAATATTCCTACCGATAGTTCTGTTTGCGGAACCCCAAACCGTATATTTGCGTAACGGCCAAGTATTACATGGAGATGTCACAAACCAAACCGCGACCCATATCGATCTGAAATTGCAGAGCGGAGAAACAAGACGTATCCAAAAAGAAAACATACTCAGGATCGCGTATAGAGAACCTCAAAAAGAAGAGCCTAAAAAGACAGAAACACCGGTAATCCCTGTAGAAAAACAGGAGCCCAAAAAGCAAGAACCGGAAATTGTATCCCCTCCTCCTGTCCTGAAAGAAGCCAAAAGAGTGGTCAGAAATCCATTAGAAAGACATTATATAGATTTCTACTTAGGCGCCGGAAATGGAACCTTCTCCCCTCAGACCATAGATTTTTATTATAAGTACCAGAACATCAGAAGTTTATTTATAGATGCGACTCCTTTCTATCTAGCTGGGAGCCCGAACCGCACCGCAGGCACATCTGTCTCTGCAGGGATCAATTATAAGTTCAAAAAATTCTCTGTAGAAGCCGGTGGAATGGAAACTAATACTTCTACAAGTTCTAAGAATATCGGATCGGAAGCAGAGCCGATAGTGGTTTACGGATCCTATCCGGAACAAATGAAGGCGGCTTTCTTTAAAGGATCTTATTCTGCACTTTCCAAATCCAATTTCGAGTTGTATCCGAGCGTAGGTTATATCCGAACTTGGAATAGAACAAAGGATTCAAATTCGCAGGTATTTCAGTCAGATAGCGTAGGTGGGAAATCTAACTTTCAAGCTTCCGAAAGTTTGAGTGGGACTTCTGCCGGATTAGGTTTTGCATATTTGTTCGGATCTAAATTCGAAATAAGGTCCGAATTCGAATCCTTAACCATGAAAGGTTCCCAATCCATCCACCAAGATTATACAGCAATATTTTTAGCTCCTCCTTACACTCTGTTTGTATTACCTGCAGATTACAGTTTTGATTGGAAGGCAAAAGGAACTCACGCATCGTTAAAGCTGAGTTATTTTTGGAAAATGGGGATCGGATTTTTTATCAAATATGATTCTTACCAATGGAATTACTCCTTACAAGACGGTAGTTTTCCGATCACGCTTTCTTTGGATTCTGATCCTCCTACTTTATCCGAACTTGTAAGTTGGAATTTCAGTCAAAAGCTCGTGGCTCAAACAATAAATGCCACAAGTAGGGCGACTTCGATACAATTCGGAGTTTCCAAAACATTGAACTTCGGACCCGAGGAAAATTATTAA
- a CDS encoding LA_0442/LA_0875 N-terminal domain-containing protein, with translation MRRLKNKVRAAIFFGCMVFSLTSVHSNDQVIYMKDGRVITAEIISQTAFKMVIKLPDGSTKEISKQDIKRVAFKEAKTPEPKDKTPVGPPTPTPEEIAKQQEEDSKKQAVLDEKTEKRKKQIEEAKRNRLELFLGTGSGTVNFQGANFYDHVIAVGSSLGQDSGKFEYPIEPKPKSGKASSFEVRYSWNRFVGEVGASSVTSSATQNIIGVDGPSSGTFPKLIHGSYDVSMKHVYGNFSYSVYPHPKYDIRPVIGYHQFWTKTDNSNALAFGTGVAPLFSDQYFGTDPTSVAEGLKGFSYGIQYDIKFEKFEIRTGLHILQMKGYGTYDRQLNAYAPASAQTQAEDIDEYNKWVAKGAIIDLKILYPWKYGVSFWMGLNSMSWTYTMSESALSVGNEGSGADPQNYILGKLLFESLVGPGALKETKATTIQIGATYSYDFNK, from the coding sequence ATGCGAAGACTAAAAAATAAGGTAAGAGCGGCAATCTTCTTCGGATGTATGGTCTTCTCCCTAACTTCCGTCCATTCAAACGACCAGGTCATCTACATGAAAGACGGAAGAGTGATCACTGCAGAGATCATTTCCCAAACAGCATTCAAGATGGTGATCAAACTGCCTGACGGTTCCACGAAAGAAATTTCAAAACAAGATATCAAAAGAGTAGCATTTAAAGAAGCAAAGACCCCGGAACCTAAAGACAAAACTCCTGTCGGACCTCCTACGCCCACTCCGGAAGAAATTGCGAAACAACAGGAAGAAGATTCCAAAAAGCAAGCAGTCCTAGACGAGAAGACTGAAAAAAGAAAAAAACAGATCGAAGAAGCAAAACGAAATCGTTTAGAACTATTTTTGGGCACCGGATCCGGAACCGTTAACTTCCAAGGTGCAAATTTTTACGACCATGTGATTGCGGTCGGAAGTTCTCTTGGCCAAGACAGCGGCAAATTCGAATACCCGATAGAACCAAAACCTAAAAGCGGAAAGGCTAGCTCTTTCGAAGTTAGATATTCTTGGAATCGTTTTGTAGGAGAGGTGGGTGCAAGTTCCGTAACATCCTCTGCCACCCAAAATATTATCGGAGTAGACGGTCCGAGCAGTGGAACATTCCCAAAATTAATCCACGGCAGCTATGATGTTTCTATGAAACATGTTTACGGAAATTTCTCCTACTCAGTATATCCGCATCCTAAATACGATATCCGTCCTGTGATTGGGTACCACCAGTTCTGGACAAAGACGGACAATTCAAACGCGTTAGCATTCGGGACGGGAGTGGCTCCATTATTTTCAGATCAATATTTCGGAACTGATCCTACTTCCGTTGCAGAAGGTTTAAAAGGTTTCTCCTACGGGATCCAATACGATATTAAATTTGAAAAATTCGAGATCCGCACAGGATTACATATTCTCCAAATGAAAGGCTATGGAACTTACGATCGACAACTGAATGCTTATGCACCTGCAAGCGCTCAGACCCAAGCAGAGGATATCGACGAATACAATAAATGGGTCGCTAAGGGAGCGATCATAGATTTGAAAATTTTATATCCATGGAAATACGGAGTCAGCTTTTGGATGGGGTTAAATAGTATGAGTTGGACTTATACAATGTCTGAATCCGCTTTGAGCGTGGGCAATGAAGGTTCAGGAGCGGATCCGCAAAATTATATACTAGGAAAACTACTATTCGAGTCTTTAGTCGGTCCTGGCGCACTCAAAGAAACAAAAGCAACCACAATCCAAATCGGCGCAACCTACTCGTACGACTTTAACAAATAA
- a CDS encoding LA_0442/LA_0875 N-terminal domain-containing protein, which produces MFYLKRIFVLSLLALFPINIFAETQYVYMKDGRILKGEVLHQSAFKIRFKSTEGKEEEILKSSIRRITFKNPDIKEAPKQEKVEKPDPALEAKLKAEEEERQKKLEEENLKKEKESKVSQEKVRSNLSDRHRFEVLAGIGRSSYESQVANFHRSVEQYGTILGGGGGFFYNSPDRKVSDAKTINLRYTWKRIIAELGGSHLNSLESVNNFGNIVYPDLSGTTVSQAAFTPGVPYHTISYKQINAQISYTVYSKSGLEVRPILGYHKVWQKGKDDSTYEISPKDPANSNAVDWTIKYGVSFSDYLSGPSVGAAIEYKWKEKWETRWEFQKQFLHGNSIYTRDQIAYLVGSFFEERAALNNQWKVDSQSISGKLIYHWKDSIFFWTGFQYSKLTYKMEHLGGDLDLNGSPLDALVNTELIQSLTQGLAGNSTAKAIYIGAGYSLDFSKKETQ; this is translated from the coding sequence ATGTTTTATCTGAAACGAATTTTCGTTTTAAGCTTACTTGCCCTCTTCCCCATAAATATTTTCGCCGAAACCCAATATGTGTACATGAAAGATGGAAGGATCTTGAAAGGGGAAGTACTTCACCAAAGCGCATTCAAAATCAGATTCAAAAGTACAGAAGGAAAAGAAGAAGAAATACTAAAATCCTCGATACGCAGAATTACATTCAAAAATCCTGATATAAAAGAAGCTCCTAAACAAGAAAAGGTCGAAAAACCGGACCCGGCACTCGAGGCAAAATTAAAGGCAGAAGAAGAGGAAAGGCAAAAGAAGTTAGAAGAAGAAAATCTTAAAAAAGAGAAAGAGTCAAAAGTTTCCCAAGAAAAAGTCCGCTCTAATCTTTCAGATCGTCATCGTTTCGAAGTTTTAGCAGGTATAGGGAGAAGCAGTTACGAAAGCCAGGTTGCAAACTTTCACAGAAGTGTGGAACAATATGGCACGATTTTAGGAGGTGGCGGCGGATTTTTCTATAATTCTCCGGATCGAAAAGTTTCAGACGCAAAAACTATAAACCTAAGATATACTTGGAAACGTATTATCGCAGAACTCGGCGGATCTCATCTAAACTCCTTGGAATCGGTAAATAATTTCGGAAATATTGTATATCCGGACCTTTCCGGGACAACAGTATCGCAGGCAGCATTTACGCCGGGAGTTCCTTATCATACTATCAGTTACAAACAGATAAACGCTCAAATTTCCTATACAGTATATTCTAAATCCGGATTAGAAGTCCGACCTATATTAGGGTATCATAAAGTATGGCAGAAGGGAAAAGACGATTCTACTTACGAAATTTCTCCAAAAGATCCTGCAAATTCGAACGCAGTAGATTGGACCATAAAATATGGAGTGAGTTTCAGCGATTATCTCAGCGGGCCTTCGGTTGGAGCGGCCATAGAATACAAATGGAAGGAAAAATGGGAAACTAGGTGGGAATTCCAAAAACAATTCTTACATGGAAATTCAATTTATACAAGGGACCAGATCGCCTACCTTGTGGGAAGTTTTTTCGAAGAAAGAGCAGCATTGAATAACCAATGGAAAGTCGATTCACAATCTATCTCAGGAAAGTTAATCTATCATTGGAAAGATTCGATCTTCTTTTGGACGGGGTTCCAATATTCTAAACTCACTTATAAAATGGAACATTTAGGCGGAGACCTAGATCTAAACGGAAGTCCCCTAGACGCCTTAGTAAACACAGAATTGATCCAATCTTTGACCCAAGGACTTGCAGGAAATTCAACTGCAAAGGCGATCTATATAGGAGCGGGATATTCTTTAGACTTCTCTAAAAAAGAAACTCAGTGA
- a CDS encoding HesA/MoeB/ThiF family protein, with protein sequence MLSPEELSRYSRNILLNEVKRAGQEKLKNSVVTVIGAGGLGSPALLYLGAAGVGNIRIIDSDVLDTTNLQRQIIFKHSDIGRSKSDASSENLRSLNPYIRVEGIQARLTAENAKDLLSGSDLVLEGSDNFDTKFLANDICVAEKIPFITAGVLRFEGMVMGVRPGKDACFRCVYESPPPPEHVPSCADAGVIGSMAGMIGSIQATESIQFLLSDSERDSGLFGRILQVDSKSMEFRTISTVRRKDCFVCGSLH encoded by the coding sequence ATGTTGAGTCCGGAAGAACTGAGCCGCTATTCTCGTAATATTCTTCTAAACGAAGTTAAGAGGGCGGGTCAGGAGAAACTCAAAAATTCCGTAGTTACGGTAATCGGAGCCGGGGGTCTTGGATCTCCGGCTTTGTTGTATTTAGGGGCTGCCGGAGTTGGAAATATCCGGATCATAGACTCCGATGTCCTAGACACTACTAATCTGCAAAGACAAATCATATTCAAACATTCTGATATAGGAAGATCCAAATCGGATGCTTCTTCAGAGAACCTTAGATCTTTAAATCCTTATATAAGGGTAGAAGGTATACAGGCTAGACTTACCGCCGAGAATGCAAAAGATCTACTCAGTGGATCCGATCTAGTTTTAGAAGGTTCAGATAATTTCGACACCAAGTTCTTGGCAAACGATATCTGTGTAGCAGAAAAGATCCCATTTATCACTGCAGGTGTACTTCGTTTTGAAGGAATGGTGATGGGAGTTCGTCCCGGAAAGGATGCCTGCTTTAGATGTGTGTATGAGAGTCCTCCTCCTCCGGAACATGTGCCTTCTTGTGCGGATGCAGGAGTGATCGGTAGTATGGCAGGAATGATCGGTAGCATCCAAGCGACGGAAAGTATTCAATTTTTATTAAGTGATTCGGAAAGAGATTCAGGTTTATTCGGCAGGATTTTACAAGTAGATTCCAAATCTATGGAGTTCAGGACTATCTCCACAGTCAGACGTAAGGATTGTTTTGTCTGCGGTTCGCTTCACTGA
- a CDS encoding HEAT repeat domain-containing protein, protein MKKSAITLAILATLIFTVSVSAEKSTEDHIKALSSGSDQEKIEASLYLGDKKEKSAVPELINLLNRSNDPKVAVPAGIALGQIGEAGDSTIALKNKVISSDNGDIVYTALVSILNIVIKNEKAEDAAKEALEFADKNRRSDEFVSDFLNVLTKKLKG, encoded by the coding sequence ATGAAAAAAAGCGCCATTACGCTAGCAATACTCGCCACCCTTATTTTTACAGTTTCGGTTTCTGCCGAAAAAAGTACGGAAGATCATATCAAGGCACTCTCCAGCGGATCCGATCAGGAAAAAATCGAAGCTTCCCTTTATTTGGGAGATAAAAAAGAAAAGTCCGCAGTTCCAGAATTGATCAATCTTCTGAACCGTTCCAACGATCCTAAAGTTGCAGTTCCTGCTGGGATCGCTTTGGGTCAGATCGGAGAGGCTGGTGATTCCACTATCGCTCTGAAAAACAAAGTGATCAGCTCTGATAACGGAGACATAGTTTACACTGCTCTTGTTTCTATCCTGAATATCGTGATCAAAAATGAGAAGGCGGAAGACGCTGCGAAAGAAGCTCTTGAATTTGCGGATAAAAACCGTAGATCCGATGAGTTCGTTTCCGATTTCTTAAACGTTCTCACTAAAAAACTGAAGGGTTAA
- a CDS encoding LptF/LptG family permease, producing MQFSLPEIRPKEWIHRLKEEFFPPRILDKYVFSEFIKIFIGALITLGFLALMSSYSDIKGDMASSKGGKIHGWLFILFRLPQMLIQYIMNIAILFSVSFTVGQFSANKELVAMMAAGISFRRIVAPIVAFSCVLWFAAFFLKQTVVAPLNARANEEHKMLKEGDQNTLVGVVYQKHFKGQEGFYYIYYYDTKEEEIKGGFNYICLTQEQTPDYLLVAQRAKFDYQKQVWILKSVEETKFDDDLQVVSVQKFAEKEYTLPEKPDYFKKLKGSVEEMNFFELSEEKENRIRKGLSYGDVDIAKHTLFAEPLLIVVLTLVGCASGFFTKRMAIVSSLGVSISVALLYMIMDPSFKSLGENEVIPIWLASWITPILFLSGLYVVYKRLKV from the coding sequence ATGCAATTCAGTCTTCCCGAAATCCGTCCCAAAGAATGGATCCATAGACTAAAGGAGGAATTTTTCCCTCCTAGGATCTTAGATAAGTATGTATTCTCCGAGTTCATAAAAATATTTATCGGGGCCCTTATTACTTTGGGATTTTTGGCCCTCATGTCATCTTACAGCGATATCAAGGGAGACATGGCCTCCTCCAAAGGGGGAAAGATCCACGGTTGGCTTTTTATCCTATTCCGACTTCCCCAGATGCTCATCCAGTACATCATGAACATCGCCATACTCTTCTCCGTTTCCTTTACCGTCGGACAATTTTCGGCGAATAAAGAATTGGTGGCTATGATGGCTGCCGGTATCTCTTTCAGAAGAATAGTGGCACCGATCGTGGCATTCAGTTGTGTTCTTTGGTTTGCGGCATTCTTCTTAAAACAAACCGTAGTAGCACCTTTAAATGCAAGGGCAAACGAAGAACATAAAATGTTGAAAGAAGGGGACCAAAACACGTTAGTCGGTGTCGTCTACCAAAAACATTTTAAAGGCCAAGAAGGTTTTTATTATATTTACTATTACGATACTAAGGAAGAAGAGATCAAAGGCGGATTTAATTATATCTGCCTAACCCAGGAGCAAACTCCTGATTATCTTTTGGTGGCACAAAGAGCAAAATTCGATTACCAAAAGCAAGTTTGGATCTTAAAAAGTGTAGAAGAAACAAAATTCGACGATGATCTACAGGTAGTCTCCGTGCAAAAGTTCGCGGAGAAGGAATACACACTCCCGGAAAAGCCCGACTATTTCAAAAAATTAAAAGGTTCTGTCGAAGAGATGAACTTCTTCGAACTTTCCGAAGAAAAGGAAAATCGCATTCGTAAAGGATTATCTTACGGAGACGTGGATATAGCAAAACATACATTGTTTGCAGAACCTTTGTTGATCGTGGTCTTAACATTGGTTGGATGTGCCAGCGGATTTTTTACCAAAAGAATGGCGATCGTATCTTCTCTTGGAGTAAGTATCAGCGTAGCTCTTCTTTATATGATCATGGATCCTTCTTTCAAATCTTTGGGAGAAAACGAAGTCATCCCAATCTGGCTTGCGAGTTGGATCACTCCCATACTCTTTTTATCAGGACTATACGTAGTTTACAAAAGACTAAAAGTCTGA
- a CDS encoding ABC transporter ATP-binding protein: protein MKKSGKNDPKEPVFETVKLGKIYDMGQVKVPALIDINVRFFRSEFSVLLGPSGSGKSTLLNILGGLDSPSSGKILFNNRPLQADQNDDLTEFRRKYVGFVFQFYNLIPSLTAEENVRLVTDISDNPMSSSEALELVGLIDRKDHFPSQLSGGEQQRVAIARAIVKRPEILLCDEPTGALDFKTGKIVLDAISKINKELGTTTIIITHNVSITSIADRVVEMRDGSIVSDKPNLKKTSTENIHW, encoded by the coding sequence ATGAAAAAATCCGGAAAAAACGATCCGAAAGAGCCTGTCTTTGAAACCGTAAAACTTGGCAAAATTTACGATATGGGCCAAGTTAAGGTTCCGGCTTTGATCGATATCAATGTTCGATTTTTCAGATCCGAATTTTCAGTTTTATTGGGCCCTAGTGGCAGCGGAAAATCCACCTTGCTAAATATATTAGGAGGTTTGGACTCTCCCAGTTCCGGAAAGATCCTTTTCAACAATAGGCCTTTGCAGGCCGATCAAAACGACGATCTCACCGAATTCAGAAGGAAATATGTGGGATTCGTATTCCAATTTTATAATTTGATCCCGAGCTTAACGGCAGAAGAGAACGTAAGACTTGTTACGGATATCTCAGACAATCCCATGTCTTCTTCGGAAGCGTTAGAACTAGTCGGTCTTATAGACAGAAAAGATCATTTTCCTTCCCAACTTTCCGGAGGAGAACAACAAAGGGTGGCGATCGCAAGAGCGATAGTGAAACGACCTGAAATACTTCTCTGCGACGAACCGACAGGAGCCTTGGATTTTAAAACAGGAAAGATCGTCCTGGACGCAATCTCTAAAATCAACAAAGAGTTAGGCACAACTACAATCATAATCACACATAATGTAAGTATCACTTCTATCGCGGATAGAGTTGTGGAAATGAGAGACGGATCTATAGTCTCCGACAAACCAAATTTAAAAAAAACCTCCACAGAGAATATTCATTGGTAA
- a CDS encoding ABC transporter permease, which yields MVKVLDKKALRELLAWKSQALTITLVIASGIAVYLTSLSAYDSLLVSRNNFYSEYSLSQGFVSLHKAPESIILDISKIPGVSYAEGRIIKDIVLDFESESIPSGGRIVTLTEGLNRLALLQGRLPREKDETVISEAFSLANRLGPGSKLTAVLDGKKKILTVSGIALSPEYVYVFRPGGFLPDDKHYGILWMKKESVEEIFDMNGAINDIIFDFAPDAEKNSALKEVDLKLTTFGGLGSYDRDKLPSHSFLRDEFKQLRTTAYSIPMVFLGVAAFLLHIVSSRMISKQREQIATLKALGYGDRSIAFHYLKIILFICIIGSFLGIIFGYYLGTQMVDLYGDYYRFPNLKFLFDPRLAIQGVLIGIISGMAGSLLSIRKATSLQPAQAMRPPSPENFSKSFLEEYWKDLPVVYRIAIRNLIRRPGRTLLFVLGVSSSVMIMILGLFSRDTMNSILKIQFEDLQRDTVTLNFQNAISSDSLLELAKKEGVLLAEGYRAVPIRIRYGNSSKETVLTGMPEKSHLRRLINEQGQNVPVPEDGILLNSGLAKKFGIHKGDKIQLEVLEGQRIKTEVEVTGIINEILGQGAYKEIQSLNRLLREGDQVNIAALWTDSSKEESLLNELKSYPKISGVSTRKRTLKVFYELMSKSILATSLIIMIFACIISVGVVYNTALISLSERAFELGSLRILGFTKTEVFTILSGELTIVILASLPLGCLLGYFSGYAILNTVETEGFKIPLFVSPKTYVISIITVLMTSLFSFWILYVKIKSMDLISVLKVRE from the coding sequence TTGGTAAAGGTCCTAGACAAAAAAGCCCTTAGGGAATTATTAGCTTGGAAATCCCAGGCACTGACGATCACGTTAGTGATCGCTTCCGGGATAGCAGTCTATCTGACTTCTCTAAGCGCTTACGATTCCCTTTTGGTCTCCAGGAACAATTTTTATTCAGAATATTCTCTCTCTCAGGGATTCGTTTCCCTTCATAAAGCTCCCGAATCTATAATTTTAGATATTTCTAAAATACCAGGAGTTTCCTATGCGGAAGGTAGGATTATCAAAGACATAGTTTTGGATTTCGAATCCGAATCTATTCCGAGCGGAGGAAGGATTGTCACCTTAACGGAAGGTTTAAACCGTTTGGCTTTATTGCAGGGAAGATTGCCGAGGGAAAAAGACGAAACTGTGATCAGCGAAGCCTTCTCCCTAGCAAATCGATTAGGACCGGGCTCCAAACTTACCGCAGTCTTGGATGGAAAGAAAAAAATACTGACCGTCTCAGGGATCGCACTTTCACCCGAATATGTGTACGTCTTTCGTCCGGGAGGATTTCTACCGGATGATAAACATTACGGGATCCTATGGATGAAAAAGGAAAGTGTTGAAGAGATCTTCGACATGAACGGAGCGATAAACGATATAATATTTGATTTTGCTCCCGATGCCGAAAAAAACTCAGCACTAAAAGAAGTGGATCTGAAGCTGACTACATTCGGAGGATTAGGCTCTTACGATAGGGACAAACTTCCGTCTCATTCCTTTTTGAGGGACGAATTCAAACAATTAAGAACAACAGCGTATTCTATTCCAATGGTATTTTTAGGAGTAGCAGCCTTCCTTCTTCATATAGTCTCTTCCAGAATGATCTCGAAACAAAGGGAACAGATCGCCACTTTAAAAGCGCTTGGATATGGAGACAGAAGTATCGCATTCCATTATTTAAAGATAATATTATTCATCTGTATCATAGGCTCCTTTTTAGGAATAATATTCGGATATTATTTAGGAACGCAGATGGTGGATCTATATGGAGATTATTATAGATTCCCGAACCTCAAATTCCTATTCGACCCTAGGTTGGCGATCCAAGGAGTATTGATCGGTATAATTTCAGGCATGGCCGGCTCCTTATTATCGATCAGAAAGGCGACTTCCCTTCAACCTGCCCAAGCGATGAGACCTCCTTCTCCGGAAAATTTCTCAAAAAGTTTCTTGGAAGAATATTGGAAAGATCTACCGGTAGTGTATAGGATCGCTATACGAAACCTGATCAGAAGGCCCGGGCGGACTTTATTATTCGTATTGGGAGTTTCTTCTTCCGTAATGATCATGATCCTTGGTTTGTTCTCCAGAGATACGATGAATTCCATTCTAAAAATACAATTCGAAGATCTGCAAAGAGATACGGTAACATTAAATTTTCAGAATGCGATCTCGTCCGATTCCCTTTTGGAATTAGCGAAGAAGGAGGGAGTCTTATTGGCGGAAGGATACAGAGCCGTGCCGATCCGCATCCGTTACGGAAATTCCAGCAAAGAAACCGTCCTAACAGGGATGCCTGAAAAATCCCATCTCCGAAGATTGATCAATGAACAAGGACAAAACGTTCCGGTTCCGGAAGATGGGATCCTCTTGAATTCCGGTTTAGCGAAAAAATTCGGGATACATAAAGGAGATAAAATACAACTGGAAGTATTGGAAGGACAAAGGATCAAAACGGAAGTAGAAGTAACCGGTATCATCAACGAAATACTAGGACAAGGAGCCTATAAGGAGATCCAATCCTTAAACAGATTGTTAAGGGAAGGAGATCAGGTAAATATTGCCGCTCTTTGGACAGACTCCTCTAAAGAAGAATCTTTATTAAACGAATTAAAATCCTATCCCAAGATCTCCGGAGTGTCCACACGCAAAAGGACCTTGAAGGTATTTTATGAATTGATGTCCAAAAGTATATTGGCGACTTCCTTGATCATAATGATCTTTGCATGTATTATTTCCGTGGGAGTGGTCTATAATACCGCCTTGATCTCACTTTCCGAAAGGGCTTTTGAGTTGGGTAGTCTTAGGATCTTAGGTTTTACTAAAACAGAAGTTTTCACGATATTATCCGGAGAATTGACCATTGTAATTCTAGCATCCCTTCCTCTTGGATGTTTGCTCGGTTATTTTTCAGGATATGCAATTTTGAACACTGTGGAAACGGAAGGATTTAAGATCCCATTATTCGTTTCTCCAAAAACGTACGTAATTTCTATCATTACTGTACTGATGACTTCTTTATTTAGTTTCTGGATACTTTACGTAAAAATAAAATCAATGGATCTGATCTCCGTATTAAAGGTAAGAGAATAA
- a CDS encoding efflux RND transporter periplasmic adaptor subunit yields the protein MQLKEILLNLYSNRIARFSAAGLLLILLGWWIFRPKPLQVDTGTVEKGTYRQIVEEEGITRVKEKFTLFSPVNGVLQRLEKHVGEKVKKGEILAVVRWDYDRTIKSPISGSILSIQRESEGPISIGAPILEVGNTSSLEIVCDVLTQDSTHIHPGDPVLIEGWGGEPFQGKVRLIEPAAFTKISSLGVEEQRVRTVIDITPPPEMGDSFRVQAKIVSFSKDNVLILPTAALFREGENWTVFKVVKGKAQKTNVKIEARSGKSSLLTEGLSEGDEVVLYPTEEIQNGKRVK from the coding sequence ATGCAACTTAAGGAAATTCTATTAAACTTGTATTCCAACAGGATCGCCCGATTTTCCGCCGCGGGCCTCTTGCTAATTCTTCTAGGCTGGTGGATCTTCCGGCCCAAACCGTTGCAAGTGGATACAGGAACGGTAGAAAAAGGAACTTACCGACAAATCGTGGAAGAAGAAGGTATCACAAGAGTAAAAGAAAAATTCACACTCTTCTCCCCTGTAAACGGAGTACTACAAAGATTAGAAAAACACGTGGGAGAAAAAGTCAAGAAAGGAGAGATCTTAGCAGTCGTACGTTGGGATTATGATAGAACGATAAAGTCCCCGATATCGGGAAGTATTCTATCGATCCAAAGAGAAAGCGAAGGTCCTATCTCCATAGGAGCGCCTATCCTGGAAGTTGGAAATACTTCTTCTCTTGAGATAGTGTGTGACGTGCTTACCCAAGACAGTACTCATATTCACCCTGGAGATCCTGTTTTGATAGAAGGATGGGGAGGAGAACCTTTCCAAGGAAAAGTCAGACTAATAGAACCTGCTGCCTTCACTAAAATTTCCTCCTTGGGTGTGGAAGAGCAAAGAGTAAGGACCGTAATAGATATAACTCCCCCTCCTGAGATGGGGGATTCCTTCCGAGTCCAAGCAAAAATAGTATCCTTTAGCAAAGATAATGTATTGATCCTGCCAACCGCCGCTCTGTTCAGAGAAGGAGAAAACTGGACCGTATTTAAAGTGGTAAAGGGTAAGGCACAGAAAACTAACGTTAAGATAGAAGCAAGAAGCGGAAAGTCTTCCCTTTTGACAGAAGGTTTGTCAGAAGGAGACGAGGTAGTTTTGTATCCTACGGAAGAGATACAGAACGGAAAAAGGGTGAAATAA